One genomic window of Terriglobia bacterium includes the following:
- a CDS encoding NADH-quinone oxidoreductase subunit L yields GVELGFMALAVAVALAGIGLATVLYRRREGMSERLAEALGPAYRLVRNLYWVDELYDALVIRPFYALCRAARAFDVGIVDGAVNAAGVTADVASQLVKLFQTGYVRNYALLFLLGTVLVLFYLSTL; encoded by the coding sequence GGGGTCGAGCTGGGATTCATGGCGCTCGCGGTGGCGGTGGCGCTGGCCGGGATCGGGCTGGCGACGGTCTTGTACCGGAGGCGGGAGGGGATGTCGGAGCGCCTCGCGGAGGCGCTCGGTCCCGCGTACCGGCTGGTGCGGAACCTCTACTGGGTGGACGAGCTCTACGACGCCCTCGTCATCCGGCCGTTCTACGCGCTCTGCCGCGCGGCCCGCGCGTTCGACGTGGGGATCGTGGACGGCGCGGTGAACGCCGCGGGGGTGACCGCCGACGTCGCGAGCCAGCTCGTGAAGCTCTTCCAGACCGGATACGTCCGGAACTATGCGCTGCTGTTCCTCCTCGGGACCGTGCTCGTTCTCTTCTACCTTTCGACCCTGTGA
- a CDS encoding NADH-quinone oxidoreductase subunit N — translation MGDFNLTLILPVVTLAAFGLLALLFAPALKGQARVLGGISLLGIVVAAASAVRLWTLWRVAGPLESAGGMVRVDGFGLYLSLVLLAVGALTVVASLRFLEREEADHGEFYPLVLLALAGMLSMVMTSHLIMVLIGLEVFSLSLYVLTGLTRGRARSVESSLKYFLLGAFSSGFLVYGMALLYGAAGSLDMRRIGAVAAAAPSPMMWMGMGLVFIGLAFKIGVVPFHHWIPDVYEGAPTNVAGFMAAATKTAAFAVLIRFLVGAFAGSQAAWVPLVTWLAILTMTVANLVALAQTNIKRLLAFSSVGHAGYLLIAVVCRPEDGVKAILFYLASYAFMILGAFTVAAAAGRGDAHSEPGYDLSSWAGLGWRRKGLGVAMSLFLFSLAGIPPTAGFLGKYVIFLSAIHSHRYLLAVVGVLNAVVAAYYYLRVVVVLWMREPETDEEPLPVPASLAAVLVVAAMGVLYLGIAPGRLLDLLGGLTSGLI, via the coding sequence ATGGGCGATTTCAACCTCACCCTGATCCTCCCCGTCGTCACGCTGGCGGCCTTCGGCCTCCTCGCGCTCCTGTTCGCGCCGGCGCTCAAGGGTCAGGCGCGCGTGCTGGGCGGGATCTCGCTCCTCGGCATCGTGGTCGCCGCGGCCTCCGCGGTCCGTCTCTGGACGCTCTGGCGGGTCGCGGGGCCCCTCGAATCCGCGGGCGGCATGGTGCGCGTGGACGGATTCGGCCTCTACCTCTCGCTGGTCCTGCTCGCCGTCGGCGCGCTCACCGTCGTCGCCTCGCTCCGCTTCCTCGAGCGGGAGGAGGCCGATCACGGGGAGTTCTACCCGCTGGTCCTGCTCGCGCTCGCCGGGATGCTCTCGATGGTCATGACCTCCCACCTGATCATGGTGCTGATCGGCCTCGAGGTCTTCTCGCTGTCGCTCTACGTGCTGACCGGGCTGACCCGCGGCCGGGCGCGATCGGTGGAGTCGTCGCTCAAGTATTTCCTGCTCGGCGCGTTCTCGTCCGGTTTCCTCGTGTACGGGATGGCGCTCCTCTACGGGGCGGCGGGTTCGCTCGACATGCGCCGGATCGGCGCGGTCGCGGCGGCCGCTCCCTCGCCCATGATGTGGATGGGGATGGGGCTCGTGTTCATCGGCCTGGCGTTCAAGATCGGCGTGGTCCCGTTCCACCACTGGATCCCCGATGTGTACGAAGGGGCGCCGACCAACGTCGCGGGGTTCATGGCGGCCGCCACGAAGACCGCCGCCTTCGCGGTCCTGATCCGCTTCCTGGTGGGAGCGTTCGCCGGGAGCCAGGCCGCGTGGGTCCCGCTCGTGACCTGGCTCGCGATCCTGACCATGACGGTGGCGAACCTGGTCGCGCTGGCGCAGACCAACATCAAGCGCCTTCTCGCATTTTCTTCCGTCGGCCACGCCGGGTACCTGCTGATCGCCGTGGTCTGTCGTCCCGAGGACGGGGTGAAGGCGATCCTGTTCTACCTCGCGTCCTATGCTTTCATGATCCTTGGCGCCTTCACGGTCGCCGCCGCCGCGGGGCGCGGCGACGCGCACTCCGAGCCCGGCTACGACCTTTCCTCGTGGGCGGGGCTCGGCTGGCGGCGGAAGGGGCTCGGCGTCGCCATGTCGCTCTTCCTGTTCTCGCTCGCCGGCATCCCGCCCACCGCGGGATTCCTCGGGAAGTACGTCATCTTCCTCTCGGCCATCCACTCGCACCGGTACCTCCTCGCGGTCGTCGGCGTGCTGAACGCCGTGGTGGCCGCGTACTACTACCTGCGCGTCGTCGTCGTCCTGTGGATGCGCGAGCCGGAGACCGACGAGGAGCCCCTCCCGGTCCCCGCGTCGCTCGCCGCCGTCCTCGTGGTCGCGGCGATGGGAGTGCTCTACCTCGGGATCGCCCCGGGGCGCCTGCTCGATCTGCTCGGCGGGCTGACCTCGGGGCTGATCTGA
- a CDS encoding PTS sugar transporter subunit IIA produces the protein MRSSAGFVPSVVRVDLATRGRDDALLVLVRDLRAAGALGQEDEPFRRLLEREAAASTALGGGIALPHARTIHCHTPRLAVARLAPALEFGATDGIPVDLVFLLLGPPEAPGEHVRLLSRIAKLAQREGVLAELRGARDEAEFRGILGREL, from the coding sequence TTGAGATCCTCCGCAGGTTTCGTCCCGAGCGTCGTGCGCGTGGACCTCGCCACGCGGGGGCGCGACGACGCGCTCCTCGTCCTCGTCCGAGACCTCCGCGCCGCTGGAGCGCTCGGCCAGGAAGACGAGCCCTTCCGCAGGCTGCTCGAGCGGGAAGCGGCCGCCTCGACCGCCCTCGGGGGCGGCATCGCGCTCCCCCACGCCCGGACGATTCACTGTCACACGCCTCGACTCGCGGTGGCCCGTCTCGCGCCGGCGCTGGAGTTCGGCGCCACCGACGGGATTCCCGTGGACCTGGTGTTCCTTCTGCTGGGACCGCCCGAGGCGCCGGGGGAGCACGTCAGGCTCCTGTCGCGGATCGCCAAGCTCGCCCAGAGGGAAGGGGTTCTCGCCGAACTGCGCGGGGCCCGGGACGAAGCAGAGTTCCGCGGGATCCTGGGGCGGGAGCTGTAG
- the ccsA gene encoding cytochrome c biogenesis protein CcsA yields MTPGTLAIWLAAALGATAFVAALRWARGREASAATFRLAYHGMTLLLAVASAFLMIAILTHDFRFDYVARYSSRDLPYLYLVSAFWGGQEGTFLLWALFSALVGYALFRKRSWEPAAVMACYVPTILFLIGLMVDVPGLFKSGGNPFRLALPAPPDGGGLNDLLQDPWMASHPPAVFVGYAALTIPAVLAFVALLKQREERWLGAALRWSLFGFLSLGVGVVLGGFWAYKTLGWGGYWGWDPVENASLIPWIVSAALIHGLLLQRATGALRRTNLALALVAYWLVVYSTFLTRTGVLAKFSVHSFEAGASFWAVPVNIEMLLALALVLAAGAYALVRGGRRAAPPVDAKLAWPLLLLVVIALLTVSAFMVFWGTTYPLPSSLIGRPGTYDPSWYNRWNLPLYVVLLGLLSFGPFLSWVGRPAREWRRHLALPAIAGASGCGAAALLGFGGAGELALFFVALAAMTANVVRLVLVAREKPLHTGAAVAHVGFALMFAGMVASGAWGRKHEVSLPIGQPVQSEGVILTYRGHVDGSEPKHRWRVAVMPEGKAEEVLEVRMYSKGRGDDGRDQIMRFPAIRREVARDLYVAPLALVPAGDAGNLELRKSRPVPYRGATLTFLRFETAGSGDQHVMTVRALVEIARGAQRETVSLPVSFADGRFAGEPVSPRSLPGVSLKLERMSVEDGLVLVRADDGSAAASETLVVEASVKPLIGLLWTGTLLVGLGCTLAAIRRWLELRAMPAGPVPLPVPAAVGTGLPTAAGRSAVLPLGDAKRAERPSR; encoded by the coding sequence ATGACACCCGGGACCCTCGCCATCTGGCTCGCGGCCGCGCTGGGCGCGACCGCGTTCGTCGCCGCGCTCCGCTGGGCGAGGGGCCGCGAGGCCTCGGCGGCCACGTTCCGGCTCGCGTACCACGGCATGACCCTGCTGCTGGCCGTCGCGTCGGCTTTCCTGATGATCGCGATCCTCACCCACGACTTCCGGTTCGACTACGTCGCGCGCTACTCGTCGCGGGACCTCCCCTACCTGTACCTCGTCTCCGCGTTCTGGGGAGGCCAGGAGGGGACGTTCCTCCTCTGGGCCCTGTTCTCCGCGCTGGTGGGGTACGCGCTGTTCCGCAAGAGGTCGTGGGAGCCGGCCGCGGTGATGGCCTGCTACGTGCCGACGATCCTGTTCCTGATCGGGCTGATGGTGGACGTGCCGGGGCTGTTCAAGTCGGGGGGCAACCCGTTCCGCCTGGCGCTACCGGCCCCGCCCGACGGCGGCGGGCTCAACGACCTCTTGCAAGACCCGTGGATGGCGAGCCATCCGCCCGCGGTGTTCGTCGGGTACGCGGCGCTCACGATCCCCGCGGTGCTCGCCTTCGTCGCCCTCCTCAAGCAGCGGGAGGAGAGGTGGCTGGGCGCCGCGCTGCGCTGGAGCCTCTTCGGGTTCCTCTCGCTCGGGGTCGGGGTCGTGCTGGGGGGATTCTGGGCTTACAAGACGCTGGGGTGGGGGGGGTACTGGGGGTGGGACCCGGTGGAGAACGCGTCGCTCATTCCCTGGATCGTCTCCGCGGCGCTGATCCACGGACTCCTTTTGCAGCGGGCCACCGGCGCGCTCCGCCGGACGAACCTGGCGCTCGCGCTCGTCGCGTACTGGCTGGTCGTGTACTCGACGTTCCTCACGCGGACCGGGGTGCTCGCGAAATTCTCGGTCCACTCGTTCGAGGCGGGCGCGAGCTTCTGGGCGGTACCGGTCAACATCGAGATGCTCCTGGCGCTGGCGCTCGTGCTGGCCGCCGGCGCCTACGCGCTGGTCCGCGGCGGGCGGCGGGCGGCGCCGCCGGTGGACGCGAAGCTGGCGTGGCCGCTCCTGCTCCTCGTGGTGATCGCGCTCCTCACCGTGTCCGCGTTCATGGTGTTCTGGGGGACCACGTATCCGCTGCCGTCCTCGCTGATCGGGCGGCCCGGGACCTACGACCCCTCCTGGTACAACCGGTGGAACCTGCCGCTCTACGTCGTGCTCCTCGGGCTCCTCTCCTTCGGCCCCTTCCTCTCGTGGGTGGGACGGCCGGCGAGGGAGTGGAGGAGGCACCTGGCCCTTCCGGCGATCGCCGGCGCCTCTGGCTGCGGCGCGGCGGCTCTCCTCGGGTTCGGCGGCGCCGGCGAGCTGGCGCTCTTCTTCGTCGCGCTCGCCGCGATGACCGCGAACGTCGTCCGGCTGGTCCTGGTCGCCCGGGAGAAGCCGCTCCACACGGGGGCCGCGGTCGCCCACGTCGGTTTCGCGCTGATGTTCGCCGGGATGGTGGCGAGCGGCGCCTGGGGGCGGAAGCACGAGGTGAGCCTTCCGATCGGGCAGCCGGTCCAATCGGAGGGGGTGATCCTGACGTACCGCGGCCACGTCGACGGCTCCGAGCCGAAGCACCGCTGGCGCGTGGCCGTGATGCCGGAGGGGAAGGCCGAGGAGGTCCTCGAGGTCCGGATGTACAGCAAGGGGCGGGGCGACGACGGGCGCGACCAGATCATGCGGTTCCCGGCGATTCGACGGGAAGTCGCGCGGGACCTGTACGTGGCGCCGCTGGCGCTCGTGCCCGCGGGAGACGCGGGCAACCTCGAGCTCAGGAAGAGCCGGCCGGTCCCCTACCGCGGCGCGACGCTCACGTTCCTGAGGTTCGAGACGGCCGGGAGCGGCGATCAGCACGTGATGACCGTCCGGGCCCTGGTGGAGATCGCGCGCGGCGCCCAGCGGGAGACGGTGTCGCTGCCGGTCAGCTTCGCCGACGGCCGGTTCGCCGGCGAGCCGGTCTCGCCGAGATCGCTGCCGGGGGTCTCGCTCAAGCTCGAGCGGATGTCCGTGGAGGACGGCCTCGTCCTGGTGCGAGCCGACGACGGGAGCGCAGCGGCGTCGGAGACGCTGGTCGTCGAGGCGAGCGTCAAGCCGCTGATCGGTCTCCTGTGGACGGGGACGCTGCTCGTCGGGCTGGGGTGCACGCTGGCCGCGATCCGCCGCTGGCTGGAGCTGCGGGCGATGCCGGCCGGACCGGTCCCGCTACCCGTCCCCGCCGCCGTCGGCACGGGCCTCCCGACCGCCGCGGGACGTTCCGCCGTCCTGCCCCTCGGCGACGCGAAGCGCGCGGAGAGGCCGTCGAGGTAG
- a CDS encoding GNAT family N-acetyltransferase: MTHDVVLRDVIEEDLPIFFEHQRDPEANRMAAFPARDREAFMAHWAKILADPEVPKKTIVIDGAVAGNIVTWVQSGRRLVGYWIGREYWGRGIGTEALARLLTIVSERPLYALVAKHNVGSIRVLEKCGFTPCGEETIVESGAELVEITMMRDAPG, encoded by the coding sequence ATGACCCATGACGTCGTCCTCCGCGACGTGATCGAAGAGGATCTCCCGATCTTCTTCGAGCACCAGCGCGATCCCGAGGCGAACCGGATGGCCGCGTTCCCCGCGCGGGACCGGGAGGCGTTCATGGCGCACTGGGCGAAGATCCTCGCCGACCCCGAGGTCCCGAAGAAGACGATCGTCATCGACGGAGCGGTCGCCGGGAACATCGTCACGTGGGTGCAGTCGGGCCGGCGTCTCGTCGGCTACTGGATCGGCCGGGAATACTGGGGAAGAGGAATCGGGACCGAGGCGCTGGCGCGGCTCCTGACGATCGTCTCCGAGCGCCCCCTCTACGCGCTCGTGGCCAAGCACAACGTGGGGTCGATCCGCGTCCTCGAGAAGTGCGGGTTCACGCCGTGCGGCGAGGAGACGATCGTCGAGAGCGGGGCGGAGCTCGTGGAGATCACGATGATGCGGGACGCTCCCGGCTGA
- a CDS encoding RNA polymerase sigma factor, producing MDPSNVDSASEFEALVNAHYRPLYQFAFNLARDEAEAGDLTQQTFYIWARKGSGMRDPSKAKTWLFTTLYREFLKSRRRLSRHPHRAIEETDGEIPSPSPTAVERLDADAVAAALAGLEEVFRAPLVLFYLGEHSYKAIAEILAVPVGTVQSRIARGKARLREWLTRDGEAVARRRRPGPAGATRNPDGDRARRALAGGPEIP from the coding sequence GTGGATCCTAGCAACGTCGACAGCGCATCGGAGTTCGAGGCCCTCGTGAACGCTCACTACCGCCCGCTCTACCAATTCGCATTCAACCTCGCGCGCGACGAGGCGGAAGCCGGCGACCTGACCCAGCAGACCTTCTATATCTGGGCCAGGAAAGGAAGCGGGATGCGCGATCCGTCGAAAGCGAAGACGTGGCTCTTCACGACGCTCTACCGCGAGTTCCTGAAGTCCCGCCGCCGCCTGAGCCGCCACCCGCACCGCGCGATCGAAGAGACGGACGGCGAGATCCCGAGCCCGTCGCCCACGGCCGTCGAGCGTCTCGACGCCGACGCGGTGGCGGCGGCGCTGGCGGGCCTGGAGGAGGTCTTTCGGGCGCCGCTGGTCCTCTTCTACCTCGGCGAGCACTCGTACAAGGCCATCGCCGAGATCCTGGCCGTTCCCGTCGGCACCGTCCAATCCCGGATCGCCCGCGGCAAGGCGCGGCTTCGCGAGTGGCTGACGCGGGACGGCGAAGCCGTCGCGCGACGTCGCCGGCCCGGCCCCGCCGGCGCGACGCGGAACCCTGACGGGGACCGAGCCCGCCGCGCTCTCGCCGGCGGGCCGGAGATCCCTTGA
- a CDS encoding sigma 54-interacting transcriptional regulator: protein MSDWDEGEAYADESARGVSAVLAEAPGRTRVGSVGDPMEKNGDAEIQNAARLAALRRTSLLDTPPEEAFDRLTRLATTILRVPVALVSLVDGDRQFFKSCVGLTEPLASLRQTPLTHSFCKHAVASGEPFIVSDARRHPLVRDNPAVSELGVIAYAGIPLTTTDGLTLGTFCVVDGSPREWTEEEIEVLRSLAASVMTEIGARRLAEELRGLSTDLQTVVDARTSQLGRAEERWRVLLQVNNAIVTCLDREALFEATAGALRGVIPFDRAALVLDDPVDGVFKVLGVAGPVPSPSMIPLGTEWPRRGSRSGWIADSGQLLLTPDLRQDPRFIEHAPLIRDGILSALSVPLRAKGKVMGTLNVGSGEAGRYGEVDSELLLAIADQVVLAIQNMLAYEEIAALKRRLEDENLYLQEEWRAEAAFADVVGESPAIQKVLANVRSVAGTGSTVLVTGETGTGKELVVRAIHGLSARKDKILVKVNCAALPSGVVESELFGHEKGAFTGALSRRVGRFELANGGTLFLDEVGDLPPELQAKLLRVLQEGEFERVGGTKTLKVDVRVVAATNRDLESAVADGRFRADLYYRLNVFPIAIPPLRERLEDVPRLTRHFAMMYASKMGKPIGTIGEQVLGKLMEYNWPGNVRELQNVIERAVILSPKGRLELGGSLAASGAGTRAKPSRTLEEIERDHIVSVLESVGWRVSGERGAAGVLGLKRTTLEARMKKLGISRPV, encoded by the coding sequence TTGTCCGATTGGGACGAAGGCGAAGCCTACGCCGACGAAAGCGCGCGCGGCGTGTCCGCGGTCCTCGCGGAAGCGCCGGGCAGGACGCGCGTCGGCTCGGTGGGTGATCCGATGGAGAAGAACGGCGACGCGGAGATCCAGAACGCCGCGCGGCTCGCGGCCCTCCGGCGGACCTCGTTGCTGGACACGCCTCCGGAGGAGGCGTTCGATCGGCTGACGCGGCTCGCGACCACCATCCTGCGAGTGCCGGTCGCGCTCGTGTCGCTGGTCGACGGGGATCGCCAGTTCTTCAAGAGCTGCGTCGGGCTGACGGAGCCGCTTGCGTCGCTGCGGCAGACTCCGCTGACGCACTCGTTCTGCAAGCACGCGGTCGCGTCGGGCGAACCGTTCATCGTGTCGGACGCAAGGCGGCATCCGCTCGTCCGGGACAACCCGGCGGTGTCCGAGCTGGGGGTGATCGCTTACGCCGGCATCCCGCTGACCACGACCGATGGGCTCACCCTCGGCACCTTCTGCGTCGTGGATGGCAGCCCCCGCGAGTGGACGGAGGAGGAAATCGAGGTCCTTCGTAGCCTCGCCGCCTCCGTCATGACCGAGATCGGGGCTCGGCGCCTGGCCGAGGAGCTCCGAGGCCTCAGCACGGATCTCCAGACCGTCGTGGACGCCCGCACGTCCCAGCTGGGCCGCGCGGAGGAGCGCTGGCGGGTCCTCCTGCAGGTGAACAACGCCATCGTGACCTGCCTCGACCGGGAAGCCCTCTTCGAGGCGACCGCGGGCGCGCTCCGCGGCGTGATCCCCTTCGATCGAGCGGCGCTCGTCCTGGACGATCCGGTCGACGGCGTGTTCAAGGTCCTGGGTGTGGCCGGCCCCGTGCCGTCGCCTTCCATGATCCCCCTGGGAACCGAGTGGCCGCGCCGGGGAAGCCGGAGCGGCTGGATCGCCGACAGCGGGCAGCTCCTGCTGACACCGGACCTGAGACAGGATCCGCGCTTCATCGAGCACGCTCCGCTGATCCGGGATGGGATTCTCTCGGCCCTTTCGGTTCCCCTGAGAGCCAAGGGCAAGGTGATGGGCACGCTGAACGTCGGAAGCGGCGAAGCCGGCCGTTACGGGGAGGTGGACTCGGAGCTCCTGCTCGCGATCGCCGACCAGGTGGTCCTCGCCATCCAGAACATGCTCGCGTACGAGGAGATCGCAGCGCTCAAGCGTCGGCTCGAGGACGAGAACCTCTACTTGCAAGAGGAGTGGCGGGCCGAAGCGGCATTCGCGGACGTCGTCGGCGAGTCCCCGGCCATCCAGAAGGTCCTGGCGAACGTGAGGAGCGTCGCGGGGACCGGCTCCACCGTGCTCGTCACCGGGGAGACGGGGACGGGGAAGGAGCTCGTCGTCCGCGCGATCCACGGCCTGAGCGCACGGAAGGACAAGATCCTCGTCAAGGTGAACTGCGCCGCACTTCCGAGCGGCGTCGTCGAGAGCGAGTTGTTCGGGCACGAGAAGGGCGCCTTCACGGGCGCGCTCTCCCGCAGGGTCGGCCGCTTCGAGCTGGCGAACGGGGGCACGCTGTTCCTGGACGAAGTCGGCGATCTTCCACCCGAGCTCCAGGCGAAGCTCTTAAGGGTCCTCCAGGAAGGCGAATTCGAGCGCGTCGGGGGAACGAAGACGCTCAAGGTGGACGTCCGCGTGGTCGCCGCCACCAACCGCGATCTGGAAAGCGCGGTGGCGGACGGACGGTTTCGGGCGGACCTCTACTACCGCCTCAACGTCTTTCCGATCGCGATCCCGCCGCTGCGCGAGCGGCTGGAGGACGTCCCCCGATTGACCCGCCACTTCGCCATGATGTACGCGTCGAAGATGGGCAAGCCCATCGGGACGATCGGCGAGCAGGTCCTGGGCAAGCTCATGGAGTACAACTGGCCCGGCAACGTCCGGGAGCTGCAGAACGTCATCGAGCGCGCGGTCATCCTCTCGCCGAAGGGCCGTCTCGAGCTGGGCGGCTCCCTCGCCGCGTCCGGCGCCGGGACGCGGGCGAAGCCGTCGCGGACCCTCGAGGAGATCGAGCGGGACCACATCGTGTCGGTCCTCGAGAGCGTGGGCTGGCGCGTCAGCGGCGAGCGAGGGGCCGCTGGGGTCCTCGGGCTCAAGCGGACCACTCTCGAGGCGCGGATGAAGAAGCTCGGCATCTCGCGACCGGTCTAG
- a CDS encoding ABC transporter ATP-binding protein produces the protein MLRIENLSKTYPNGVQALCGVSLEIPNGMFGLLGPNGAGKSTLMRTIATLQEADEGAITFGGIDVLEQKDEVRRILGYLPQDFGVYPRVSAEAMLEHFAVLKGIRGSRQRHEVVDRLLRMTNLHDVRRRNLGTFSGGMKQRFGIAQALLGDPRLIIVDEPTAGLDPEERNRFLNLLGEIGENVVVILSTHIVADVAELCSRMAIISDGRLRLTGDPRTVMNDLRGRIWQKAIDKGRLEDHRRDFTVISSRWFGGRVMIHVLSDEPLEQGFEPVDADLQDVYFSTLKLPQAASA, from the coding sequence ATGCTGAGAATCGAGAACCTGTCGAAGACCTACCCCAACGGAGTCCAGGCCCTCTGCGGCGTGAGCCTAGAGATCCCCAACGGCATGTTCGGTCTTCTGGGCCCCAACGGCGCCGGCAAGTCGACGTTGATGCGCACCATCGCCACCCTGCAGGAGGCGGACGAGGGCGCCATCACCTTCGGCGGCATCGACGTCCTCGAGCAGAAGGACGAGGTACGCAGGATCCTCGGCTACCTGCCCCAGGACTTCGGCGTCTACCCCAGAGTCTCCGCCGAGGCCATGCTCGAGCACTTCGCCGTCCTGAAGGGGATCCGAGGCTCCCGTCAGCGGCACGAGGTGGTGGACCGGCTCTTGCGCATGACCAACCTTCACGACGTCCGGCGCCGCAACCTGGGGACGTTCTCGGGCGGCATGAAGCAGCGCTTCGGCATCGCCCAGGCGCTGCTCGGCGACCCCCGCCTGATCATCGTCGACGAGCCCACCGCCGGCCTCGACCCCGAGGAGCGCAATCGCTTCCTGAACCTGCTGGGCGAGATCGGCGAGAACGTGGTGGTCATCCTGTCCACGCACATCGTCGCCGACGTGGCGGAGCTGTGCAGCCGCATGGCGATCATCTCCGACGGGCGGCTCAGGCTGACCGGCGACCCGCGCACCGTGATGAACGACCTGCGGGGGAGGATCTGGCAGAAGGCGATCGACAAGGGGCGGCTCGAGGACCACCGCCGCGACTTCACGGTCATCTCCTCGCGCTGGTTCGGCGGCCGGGTGATGATCCACGTCCTGTCCGACGAGCCCCTCGAGCAGGGGTTCGAGCCGGTGGATGCGGACCTGCAGGACGTCTACTTCTCCACCCTGAAGCTGCCGCAGGCCGCGTCGGCGTGA